The DNA window TTGCTTTGCACGAAATATCTTGATCATACACGAAATTGCACGATAGTATCAATTTCCTTCCTAAGGCGGAGTAAACCGATGATAGCCACCAAAGACAGGATTCGCATTGTCGAAACCCGGGTGTTGTCCGATGACTGGTACCTGCTGAAAAAAACCACCTTTGACTTTTTGCGGCGCGACGGCGTTTGGCAGCGACAGAGCCGTGAGACTTACGATCGTGGCGACGGCGCGGTAATTTTGCTGTTCAACCGGCAGGCGCAAACGGTGGTCCTGACGCGCCAGTTCCGCTTTCCGGTGTTCGTCAACGGCCATGACGGCATGTTGATTGAGGCCGCCGCCGGCTTGCTGGACAACGCGTCGCCGGAGGCGCGCATCCGCGCCGAAGCGGAAGAGGAAACCGGCTATTTCGTGCAGAACGTGGAGAAGGTGTTCGAAGCCTATATGAGTCCCGGCTCGGTCACCGAGAAGCTGCACTTTTTCGTCGGTGAATATCAGGCGGGCGACCGCATCAACGAGGGCGGCGGAGTGGCGGCGGAGGGGGAAGATCTGGAGGTGCTCGAGCTGCCGCTGGCGC is part of the Serratia marcescens genome and encodes:
- a CDS encoding NUDIX domain-containing protein, with protein sequence MIATKDRIRIVETRVLSDDWYLLKKTTFDFLRRDGVWQRQSRETYDRGDGAVILLFNRQAQTVVLTRQFRFPVFVNGHDGMLIEAAAGLLDNASPEARIRAEAEEETGYFVQNVEKVFEAYMSPGSVTEKLHFFVGEYQAGDRINEGGGVAAEGEDLEVLELPLAQALQAVRQGTIVDAKTIMLLQFVALNRILEEER